From the Polyangiaceae bacterium genome, the window TCGAGCGGCTATCGCATCAACTCTGCCGCTGACGACGCCTCAGGGCTGGCGATCAGCGAGAGCCTGACCGGTCAGGTACGCTCATTCACGGTAGCCGAACGCAACGCGAACGACGCCATCAGCATGGTGCAGACCGCGGAAGCTGCAGTAGGCGAGATGAGCAACATCATGCATCGCATGCGCGAGCTCGCGGTGCAGGGTGCAAACGGCACGCTCACCGCGCAAGACCGCAGCTACCTGGACACCGAGTTTCAGGCGCTGAAGTCCGAGGTGAGCCGCATCCAGGACTCATCGAAGTTCAACGGCAAGCAGCTGGTGGGCACCACCGCGAGCACGATCACGTTCCAGGTGGGTTTGAACAACACGGCCTCGGATCAACTCCAGGTGACGTTCGGTGGCCTCGCGCTGACCGCGTTGCTCGCAGCGACCAGTACGTTGGCTGGTGCGACGGCTGGCAGCGCTCAGAACATGCTGAGTCGCATCGACACCACCCTCACGAGCCTGTCCACTGCGCGCAG encodes:
- a CDS encoding flagellin FliC; protein product: MLVTRTNVASMEAQRNLARSHESLSKSFNRLSSGYRINSAADDASGLAISESLTGQVRSFTVAERNANDAISMVQTAEAAVGEMSNIMHRMRELAVQGANGTLTAQDRSYLDTEFQALKSEVSRIQDSSKFNGKQLVGTTASTITFQVGLNNTASDQLQVTFGGLALTALLAATSTLAGATAGSAQNMLSRIDTTLTSLSTARSNYGATMNRLEVATSAISTMRLNMSAANSRIRDVDVAEETSMMARNQVLTQAGVSVLSQANQLPNMAMNLLG